AATACTTTTGCAGACTGACTCATACGAAAGGGAGAagtttgagaataatttttgaGACTGAACTATGCGAAGTTAAATTAAACACAacaatatttcaagaaaactagTCGAACCTTAGTTCAATAAGAGCTTTGTTGAAAACTTTCAAGTTTTCAAACGGCTTCAATTTTTATCCCAACCGATAATTAAAACTGTTTGCATTTATAATCAcaatttttattctcttttaatagcattttaaacggtaatttattttacagattTCGCAGgtctaatttttgttataaaagactgacttatttttatatattaagttcTAAGCAGGGCCGGATTAAGTGTCTGTGGTAGTTGGAGATGTTGGGTTGGGACTTGGGAGGCagatctagtttttttcttttcttttttgtgtgaAATTCTTAGTCCGGCCTTGTTTTTCACAATATCATATTATAAATACCTAGCGGAATTGGTTCATGTCTTTCTTCAGTATTTGGTAAGtatctatttgaaaataaaGCGTCGTTGTTACTATGTCTTTCTGTAATGGCTGGCATTTGTGAAAAAGGCTGCTGCTGTTGATAATATTGGCTTCCCCCTTGTCCATGTGGTGAAGGATAAGAACTTTGTTGTTGCCATGGTGAATGAGGCAAACTTGATGGTAAAGCTGGTGTTTGATATTGAGGTGGTCGATTGTTTCCGTAActgaaaataaagattttggggcttactaaatatatataaatgtttattttaagttaaaattaaaaattttttttgaatatacttttcaaaaaacagaagtaataTCAATTTAAgttgaagttttataaatattattataaacactTTGCGGGcgtgtatttataaatattattctaaatACTTGTGGGcgtgcattttataaaaattataaatacttgCTTTGCGTTTTAGTCACtcccattatatatatttaaatactgcAATTATGCTTACTGATTGACTTCAAACTATTACATTACATTTTACCCCAAACAATATTCAATGGATTTGGTTTTCAAGGTTTATAATCGAACCAAACCCATCTTTTAACGTATGACCTCTTAATTACGCTTATCCAATTTTTCAGTCTACATTTATAACTTTGATAATAAGATAGTAGcgtaaaatttataacttattaaaattataataaatgaactatagtttatttttaaatatatacttctCAAATTCTAAGTTTAATTGGTCTGACAGTAATGTAACAAAACGTAAGTAAGCTAAAGTTGGAGTGAATTTGTGGTGCTGGTGTGTGTGCGATATTAAACAgaataattgtttaattaactaagaaaattttaaaacgatTTACACATAAACTTCATAACACAATTTCTTATTGACAATTCATTTTGCTATTGCAATTTTAGAAACCGGAAATATTATATTCATgtctttaaaattacttttgtatTCAAGCAAAGCATACCTTTCGTCATCTTTTTTCCGATACGGCCAATAAAACCCAGTCTTTCGAGAATTTttcataattcatttaaattgaaaaacatatagttttagtttttgccCACGACacgtaaatttttaaaatcaactttcTACTAACGATAATCGAAGACAATTtgtataactaatttaaaatcaattattttaaaataggaagtttttttttgacaaaaaatttgcaCGCTTCACGGTGTCTATGCATTTAATTGGAATAGAAGTCAATGTtcgttttataaatacaatatccAACCACGTTACTAAATGCCTTTTTTAATACGTCTTTTcttatttgatatttaaaaaaaaaaacacttttatgtTGAAATAGGACTGACGTAATTTTTGGTCTATTTTTAAACGActaattatatttgttataagatTGGTTCATTTATCTGTTACTGTATTATTATTCAAGTGTGACATTAGCTTGAAACCTGgtaacaactttaaataatagCTGAATGTTAATCCGtgagtgataaaaaaaaacaaaaatcagaaCAGAATGAATATAACTCATTTCGTCGaataattggttttaaaatttaagacactaaaaaactaaattttactaattaaaaagttttataatagaTGATTTTGCTTATGTTTAGAAATAGCTAccaatatacatatttaatggTAGATCTATATAGGTTTGTTGggctaacaaataaaaacacccatattttttattttttaagtagaaaaaaatatttatatattatatatatatatatatatatatatatatatatatatatatatatatatatatatatatatatatatatatatatatatatatatatatttaacatttaagctttcaaaacataaaaaaacgtataaaaaaaACGTCTCAAATTTgattgctttattattttaatttagcttttttttatgacacacatttaaattttcttttttaaattgaggcacttttaatgtttctaaatttaagtaacaaatatttctaatgaaaaaatgataaattaaatctttaaacagTCTCTAGGGAGTTTGAAGCCAATTATTTTCTAGATTCGACTCTTGAGAAAATGGTGACGTCTTGTATAAGTTTGAGTTGTAATATTGTTGTCCGATGAGAAAATTTCAAGGATTAAAAAACGATTCATAAATTCAGGttaaaatatcttatataattttttttcatatcaatagttttttaaagatgaCACATTAGATTTTAAAGATTAAtctttaaatactaaaaaatctttaaaaaactgttaatataaaatcattaaaactttacTAATAATACTAGGCGTGTTAAAACTTTACAAGGTAGTATCGCAAAGCAATACTAGGCAGATTAGGAATCAaaatttttactgtaaaattttcttctgggtttattattattattattattattattattattatgaatttgtcattttttatcatttacaaTTCTTTTACAAgcttcataaataaaatataaataaaatcatactTACTATATTTATCttctatttttcataaaaataatatatatatatatatatatatatatatatatatatatatatatatatatatatatatatatatatataataagtataaataataaatagtagtTTTAATACATGTAAGTTTGACCAGTTGAAACAAAGTGATCAAATTTAGATGATCAAAAAGTCAAGATATGGTGAGAGGCAACTTTAACACGTGTAAGCGTGTGACCCCATCCGCCACCCTTATCCCACACTCCAAAGAAAGCTATTATCAACTTATAGACGGTTTTTTAAGGAAGTCAGATTGTCGACATTTGACACATTATAGACGgcagatttttacttttgagaagaccttttttttttaaaaaaacagtctgcattttttaaagattcaaaCCACCCCCTCTCCCCCCTTCTCCGCAAttcttatttaatttctaaaattgcCGCTGGGTATGGAGAAGGGATCATGCCAAATGATTTGATGTGGTTAGGTTATgttatgttttcttttaatgatgcaaGTTCATTGACTACATTATCATAATTGAGAAAATTCACCACTCTTGATTTAACTGaaagtgtttataaatttaatatatatatttttaattattcacctccccaaggccgagaaggtcactacagtcgaggaggctactttttgtggttacaaccctctctcaactctataactccgaaacacgaacttcgataaacaaggccgctgcgtagagaaacaagttgattcaaacaaattgtttttaactacAGCTTTCCCATTCAATTAGGGCTAGAATCTTACTTCAAAAAATAAGCAAGCataagaatttaaaatcaatttgtttGAAAGCCTTAAATAGTTCAATTATCCCAATTCGTATCATTGATGGTATCTTACATAACAGTGTAGTGGTAAAACGCTCGCTTCATGAGCGAGAATCATTCATGAGCGAGATCCACACCACGCCCCTAGCTGTACCGCGCTCACCTTGTTTTCTGCGTAGCGGCATTGTTCAACAAGATTTGTAATTttgagttaaagagttgagagaaggTTGTTTTACAATCAAAGTAGCCTTCTTGACTGTAGCGGCCTTcatggccttggggaggtgaattaacatattaaaaaaaaaaaaatcgctctTTATTTGACTGTAAAGggaaggaaatattttttttttggctgacCATTTTAGCCACTGTGTCATTTTAAGGAAAGTGTCAGTGTATTTATCAGTATTTCTCATCTTGATTCAGAGCTTTAGAAgaagttaaagattttttgaacaTCCAAAAGCAAAGGAATTTATTAACATCGTATTTTTAGCTGCATATATTCAGACTCAGAATATGAAATGTACAATGAACTTAATTGCATCATCCAACCTTTTTGGAGCAATGTCATTGCTTTATCCTCTGCAATCTTTATGTCTAgaacgtcattttaaaatttgtctatAACTTATA
This genomic interval from Hydra vulgaris chromosome 01, alternate assembly HydraT2T_AEP contains the following:
- the LOC101240989 gene encoding transforming protein p68/c-ets-1 isoform X4, whose protein sequence is MDSSKDFYGNNRPPQYQTPALPSSLPHSPWQQQSSYPSPHGQGGSQYYQQQQPFSQMPAITERHSNNDALFSNRYLPNTEERHEPIPLDPREWSSNDVLRWVQWGCATFKLRNLCIERFQMNGKALCLMDLSMFLYRVPDGGERLYHDFQSRLQRALCQDKFR
- the LOC101240989 gene encoding transforming protein p68/c-ets-1 isoform X2, whose translation is MKNSRKTGFYWPYRKKDDESYGNNRPPQYQTPALPSSLPHSPWQQQSSYPSPHGQGGSQYYQQQQPFSQMPAITERHSNNDALFSNRYLPNTEERHEPIPLDPREWSSNDVLRWVQWGCATFKLRNLCIERFQMNGKALCLMDLSMFLYRVPDGGERLYHDFQSRLQRALCQDKFR